A DNA window from Leptidea sinapis chromosome 39, ilLepSina1.1, whole genome shotgun sequence contains the following coding sequences:
- the LOC126976198 gene encoding dynein regulatory complex protein 8 isoform X2 codes for MARKEEPKIQPNNELEKKIIEAFEVFDHSGKQVVDVREVGTILRSLGCCPTEVEIQEVILATENKEASGNVPLQNFLPYMCKVMTEHRLCPATAEVLLAAFRYFDKEGRGYITKERFATLMLEEGEPFTEEEFDEMMQTALDPVTDTITYEYYINQLLVEDEAVEQSEPQH; via the exons atggcTCGGAAGGAAGAACCTAAAA ttCAGCCAAACAATGAATTAGAAAAGAAGATCATAGAAGCTTTCGAAGTGTTTGACCATTCCGGGAAGCAGGTTGTGGACGTCAGGGAAGTAGGAACTATACTCAGATCTCTGG GATGCTGTCCAACGGAGGTCGAGATACAAGAGGTGATACTGGCAACGGAAAATAAAGAAGCTTCGGGAAACGTTCCGCTTCAAAATTTTCTGCCGTACATGTGCAAAGTTATGACTGAACACAG ATTGTGTCCGGCAACTGCAGAAGTGCTTCTGGCCGCATTTCGATACTTCGACAAGGAAGGTCGTGGATACATCACTAAAGAAAGGTTCGCGACCTTAATGTTGGAGGAAGGAGAGCCATTTACCGAG GAAGAATTCGATGAAATGATGCAGACAGCTCTCGATCCTGTGACTGACACCATCACATATGAATATTACATCAATCAATTGCTG